The Halioglobus maricola genome segment TATTCTTCGTCGCCTCGCAGGAAGGCGCGAGTGTTGAGCCTGAGCTCACGCAGGGCGGGGTCCTCCCGGCTCGCGGCGAGCAGCGCATCACTGCTCACGTCACCCGCGACATAGGCCGCGATTAACTCAAGCAACACCGGCGTCATTTTCGGCTCGTGATCCCAACGCGGTGCGTCTACCAGGTTGCCGGTCACTGCATCGCCTTCCCATTTTAGCCAGTAGCCACCGCAGTTTGAAATTGCGTAGTCATCAATGCGGCCATAGCTGTAGTTGGGGGTGTTGGGGTTGAAGCCGCCCGACACTTTGGATTCGATTTTATCCAGGGCCATGACCCAGCGGCTGCCCAGCGGGAAGGTACCCAGCTCAGGACGGCAATATTCCTCGTACTCCAGCCACACTCTGAGCTCTACTGGAGGCAGTGTGCCTCGCAGCAACTGGAGAGCGTCAAGGTCGATGGAGTTGCCCTTGATGGCAATGACCTCTGCTGCGACCACCAGGTCGGTCTCCGCCTGGACATCATCGAAGGAACCCTGCCACAGACACTCGCACTCGGCGTGACTGACGCCAGG includes the following:
- a CDS encoding delta-aminolevulinic acid dehydratase, with the protein product MIWRILLSVALALAPGVSHAECECLWQGSFDDVQAETDLVVAAEVIAIKGNSIDLDALQLLRGTLPPVELRVWLEYEEYCRPELGTFPLGSRWVMALDKIESKVSGGFNPNTPNYSYGRIDDYAISNCGGYWLKWEGDAVTGNLVDAPRWDHEPKMTPVLLELIAAYVAGDVSSDALLAASREDPALRELRLNTRAFLRGDEE